GTTGGATGTGGCTTCAGCAACGCGCTCGTCGTAGAGGCGAATACGCGCGCGGTTGGCTTCACCGGTCTCAGGCCAGGCCGAGCGTTCGAAGCGGTCCTTGGCCGCCGCACTGATCTCGCGAAACATCGAGTAGTGCTTGTCGAAGCCCGCCAGGATGGTGGCGGCGATGTCGCGGGTTGGGGTCACTGGGCCAGTCCCTGAATGGGTATAGGCCCCAGTGTAATTCAGCACCCCGCAGATGCCGAGTGCAGTGCTCCATCCAACCGTAAACTACGGATTCAGCGTCCCTGTGGTGTGTCGCCGCTAGGCACAGCGTGAAGGCAATGGCGCGCCCTTGTCGAGCGCTGGAACGACGCGGCGGGACACCACAGGGGCGCCCGTAGGGTTAGCGCGTCAGCGTACACCGGCAGCGTTGCGCCTCTTGACCATAGGGTGGCTATGGCCTGCGAGACGCGCCTTGCTGTGAACGCTGACACGCTAACTGAACTCGCAGTTTATGGATGGATGGAGCACTAGACCGCGCCCCGATTGGGCACGGTCCCGCGGCTCAAGATCAGCCGTTGATCTTGGCGATCAACGCGTCGGCGAATTCCGCGGTGCCGACGGTGGTGGCGCCATCCATCTGCCGCGCGAAGTCGTAGGTGACGGTCTTGTCCTGGATGACCTGACCGAAGGCGGTCTTGATGCTGTCGGCCGCTTCCTGCCAACCGATGTGCTCGAGCATCATCACGCCCGAGAGCAGCAAGGACGAGGGGTTGACCTTGTTCTGGTTCGAGTACTTCGGCGCGGTGCCGTGGGTGGCTTCGAACACGGCAACCTCGTCGGAGATGTTTGCGCCGGGTGCAATGCCCACACCACCGACCTCGGCCGCGAGCGCATCGGAGAGGTAGTCACCGTTGAGGTTCATGGTGGCCAGCACCTCGAACTCGGCCGGGCGCAGCTGCATGAGCTGGAACATGATGTCCGCGATGCGGTCCTGGATCATGATCTTGCCTTCGGGCGTCTTGCCGCCGTGCTCTTCCCAGACGGTGGCCTCGTCAATAACGGTGTCACCGAACTCTTCCTTCGCGAGCTCGTAGCCCCAGTTGCGGAAGGCGCCTTCGGTGAATTTCATGATGTTGCCCTTGTGCACCAGGGTCACGGAGGACTTGCCGTGGTCGATCGCGTACTGGATCGCCATGCGCACAAGGCGCTTGGTGCCGAAGGCCGAGATCGGCTTGATGCCGAGGCCCGCGCCCTCGAAGAAGTCGACGCCCATCTCTTCACGCAGGAATTTCGCGAGCTTCTCGTTCTCAGCGGTGCCGGAGGCGAACTCGATGCCGCAGTAGACGTCCTCGGTGTTCTCGCGAAAGATCACGACGTCGACGTCTTCGGGCTTCTGCATCGGCGAAGGCACGCCACTGAAGTAGGTGACCGGGCGCACGCAGGCGTAGAGGTCGAGCTCCTGGCGCAGTGACACATTCAGCGAGCGGAAGCCGCCGCCGACGGGTGTGGTCAGCGGGCCCTTGATCGCGACGCGCAGCTCTTTGATGGCCTCGAGCGTCTCGGCCGGGAAGTAGTCGCCTTCGTAGAGGCCCGCGGCCTTCTCACCGAGGTACAGCTCGCACCAGTGCACCTTGCGCTGGCCGCCGTAGGCCTTGGCCACGGCCGCGTCCCAGACGCGCAGGCTCGCCTGCGTGATGTCGGGCCCGATGCCGTCGCCTTCCACGAACCCCAGGATGGGGTTGTCCGGCACGTTGAGTTTGCCGTCTTCCAGGGTGACCTTTGCGCCGCCCTCGGGAAGGGTTACGTGGGTGTATGCCATTGTTCTTGACTCTCCATGGACCGCGAGGGGTTCGCGGTTGCGTGTGTGACAACGTATTTGCTTCGGTGTTGCACTGGGTCGCGCGACGCGGGCAACACGGCCGCGTGTGGGTGGATCGCCCGCCGGTGGCCGGTGTGGAAAATCCACACCCCAACAGACGGGAACGCGCGTTCAACCGTCCATTCTACCACACCACAATGCCGCTTCCGGGGGGTTTACTGTCGCTTTTGCGTACAGTGAGAGGGGCGCACCGCGTGCTCCGAGGTTATTGGTGCGAATAGCTGACGCGAGGAGTGTGCAGCCTTCGAGCCCAACAGCCGCCGGAGCGTCGGAGCGCCAACCCGGCTTGATTTTCGGCCGGGAAACCCCAGATCTCCCTGACGATTTCGACGTGTTGGAGACGGCTTTCGTGGACGTGAATGCGATTCTGAACAGTGTCATGGGCAGCGCCGGCGCGGGCATCGACAAGGCCGTGACCACCGCCCAGTCGAGCACCATGCCGAGCGGGCTGCTCGGTGGCGCAGCGGCCGGCGGCCTCGCAGCGCTGGTGCTGTCCAACAAGAAAGCCCGCAAGATGGGCACGCAAGCCCTCAAATACGGCGGCATGGCAGCGATTGGCGGCATGGCCTACAAGGCCTGGCGCGACCACAAGGACGGCCAGGCGGCCCCCGCTGGCGGCGCCGCCGCGCCGAGCACTGCAACCAGCGCCCCACCCGCCCTGCCGGCACCCGCGGGCAGCATCTTCGACCTCGCCGCCGCGCAGCAGAACCAGGCTGGCGAGGACATGCGCCTGGTGCTGGTCCGCGCGATGATCAGCGCGGCCAAGGCCGACGGCCACATCGACGCCGACGAGCAGGCGCGCATCGAGCAGCAGATCAGCGCGCAGGGCATCGGCGCGGAGGAGCAACAGTTCCTGGTCGAGCAGCTCAACGCGCCAAGTGACCCGATTGCGATCGCGCGGCTGTCCGAGGGCGACGAGCAAGCGGCCGAGATCTACCTCGTGTCGCTGCTCGCGCTGGACCTCGACACACCTGAAGAGCGCCGCTACCTCGACCGGCTCGGCGACGCGCTGCTGTTGCCCGACGCGCTCAAGCAGCACCTCGAGCAGCAGGCACAGGCCGCGCAATAACCCCAGACGCCGTGCGGGGCAGCGGCTAGACGTCTAACGTTCGCCGCGCTCGACTTCGATCCCAACGCCCGCCGCCGCTGCCACCGCGTCGGGCTTGGTGACGCGCAGCCGTACCCAGGCGAGGCCGTAGGCGGCCATCAGCCGGCCGGCAACCTCGTCGGCCAGCGTCTCCACCAGCTCGTACTGCCCCTCGACAATCCACGCGCTCACGCTGTCGGCCACGTCGGCGTAGGAGACGGTGTCGGCGATGTCGCCCGAGGCCGCGGCGGGGCGGGTGTCGAGCGCGTAGTCCACGTCGACCAACACCTGCTGGGTCGCGATGCGCTCGGCCGGCAGGATGCCGAGGATCGCGTCGACCTGCAGCCCTCTCACAAACAGTGTGTCCACCGGCGCCCTCCCGTTCGGCCGTTGCGCGCGCACGGTATCACGCGCCCGAATCCCCCCGGTAGGCTGCCATGGCCGGGGTCGCAAGCTCGTAGTGGTGGGCGATCTGGTCGGTGTCGTAGCGGTGCCCGGCACCCACGGGGCACGCCGTGCGCGCCACGCAACCCGACGCACACTGCGATTCGGGCGCGAAGCGGTAGTCTGCGCAGGCTGACAGCGTCGGCAACTGACCCACCGTCAGCGCCGACCCCGGACAGGCCGCGATGCAGGCCTGTGTGGTGCAGTGTGCGCAGAGGTCCGGCGCGGGCACCCGTGCATCAGCCGCCGGTGCTGGGCAGTCGAGCCACCACACCGCCCGCACCGCGTGCCAGAGGCCGTAGTCCGCGTGGATACCGAGCCCGAGCGGTGACGGTTGCTGCCAGTCGAGGGTGCGCAGCAGGGCGAGCAGGTTGACGCTGCCGCCGGCAGGCGTGGGGTACGCTGCCACCCGCGGCACACCCAGCACGGCGTCGAGCACGGAGGCCGTGTGGCCCAGGCTGCCCTCGTCCATCGGGTCGGGGCTGTCGAGCGCGCCGCGGGCCTTGAGCGCGCGCCAGAAGTCGCCGCCGACATTGCAGATGACCAGCAGGCTCCCGGTGCGTGGCACCTCGTCACCCAGCCAGCACGCGGCGGGCAGCGCGGCCACGTCGCGCCAGCCCGCGATCGCCAGGCCGAGCGCCTTCAGCTCGGCGGCAACACGGTGTCCGGTCTGGGCTGGCGTAATGCTTGAATTCATCTGGGTGCTGGCTTATTCTTAACGGTTTCGCCAGATCAGACTGGCGCCATGCAATTCGGAGTGGACCATGTCCCGAGTTTGCCAAGTGACGGGCAAGCGCCCGATGACGGGCAACAACGTCTCGCACGCCAACAATAAAACACGGCGTCGGTTTTTGCCCAACCTGCACACCCACCGTTTCTTCGTCGAGAGCGAAAACCGCTGGGTCAGCCTGCGCGTGAGCTCCAAGGGCATGCGCATCATCGACAAGAAAGGCATCGACTCCGTGCTCGCAGACATGCGCGCCCGGGGCGAACGCGTCTGAACCGGAGGGTAGCCGCATGCGTGACAAGATTCGTCTGAACTCGACCGCCGGTACGGGTCACTTCTACACCACGACCAAGAACAAGCGGACCATGACTGAGAAGATGGAGATCAAGAAGTTCGATCCCGTCGTCCGCAAGCACGTGATGTACAAGGAAGGCAAGATCAAGTAAGCCGACCGCACGTCCGCGAAAAGCCCGGCACACGCCGGGTTTTTTTGTGCCTGTCCTTCCACCTTGCAACGCCGTCTTGTGCCCGATGTCAGCTCGGACAGAAAACCCATGACAGGCCTGAAACCCCGGTCTTTCGCCCAGCCTGCTGCTCTACGCTTGCCCTCCCTTTTTCGTGAAGCACAGAACAGCCATGAAGACTTTCCTGATTCCCCTCGCACTCGCCACCGCGTGTGGCTCCGCCTACGCCGAGTGGAGCGGTACCGCGTCCCTCGGTGCCAGCCTTGCCGGCGGCAACTCGGAGGCCGAGAGCATCTCAGGCGCACTGCGCCTGAGCACGACGCGCGGCAAGTGGGAGCACACCGTGTTTGGCGACATCCTCAAGGGCGAGGCGACGGTTATCACCAACAACCCCGACGGTTC
This genomic window from Pseudomonadota bacterium contains:
- a CDS encoding tellurite resistance TerB family protein yields the protein MDVNAILNSVMGSAGAGIDKAVTTAQSSTMPSGLLGGAAAGGLAALVLSNKKARKMGTQALKYGGMAAIGGMAYKAWRDHKDGQAAPAGGAAAPSTATSAPPALPAPAGSIFDLAAAQQNQAGEDMRLVLVRAMISAAKADGHIDADEQARIEQQISAQGIGAEEQQFLVEQLNAPSDPIAIARLSEGDEQAAEIYLVSLLALDLDTPEERRYLDRLGDALLLPDALKQHLEQQAQAAQ
- the folB gene encoding dihydroneopterin aldolase, producing the protein MDTLFVRGLQVDAILGILPAERIATQQVLVDVDYALDTRPAAASGDIADTVSYADVADSVSAWIVEGQYELVETLADEVAGRLMAAYGLAWVRLRVTKPDAVAAAAGVGIEVERGER
- the rpmB gene encoding 50S ribosomal protein L28, translated to MSRVCQVTGKRPMTGNNVSHANNKTRRRFLPNLHTHRFFVESENRWVSLRVSSKGMRIIDKKGIDSVLADMRARGERV
- the rpmG gene encoding 50S ribosomal protein L33, producing MRDKIRLNSTAGTGHFYTTTKNKRTMTEKMEIKKFDPVVRKHVMYKEGKIK